In Oncorhynchus clarkii lewisi isolate Uvic-CL-2024 chromosome 16, UVic_Ocla_1.0, whole genome shotgun sequence, one genomic interval encodes:
- the LOC139367986 gene encoding polycomb group RING finger protein 5-B isoform X1, translating into MTSPRKHLVKDFNHFITCYVCKGYLIKPTTVTECLHTFCKSCIVQHFEDSNDCPKCGIQVHETNPREMLRLDNTLEEIIFKLVPGLREKEQQQEIEFWRSRKWKENGEEDGPRSKRSRLDDEDDGGGDGDYHRSDPQIAICLDCLRNSSLVGENVVKGLMKKFIRCSTRVTVGTIKKFLSLKLKLPSSYELDVLCNGEIMGKDHTMEFIYMTRWRLRGETAYPMVLEYRPRIDFG; encoded by the exons ATGACCTCACCGAGAAAGCACCTGGTCAAGGATTTCAACCACTTTATCACATGCTACGTGTGCAAAGGATACCTGATCAAGCCCACCACGGTGACAGAGTGCCTGCATACCT TTTGTAAAAGTTGTATTGTCCAACACTTTGAAGACAGCAACGACTGCCCCAAATGTGGCATCCAAGTCCATGAAACCAACCCTCGGGAGATGTTAAG GTTGGACAACACTTTAGAGGAAATAATTTTCAAACTCGTTCCTGGGCTGAGAGAAA AAGAACAACAGCAGGAGATCGAGTTCTGGAGGAGTCGAAAGTGGAAGGAGAATGGAGAAG AAGACGGCCCCCGATCGAAGAGATCCAGGCTGGATGACGAGGATGATGGTGGTGGGGATGGAGACTACCACAGGAGTGACCCACAGATAGCCATCTGTCTTGACTGTCTACGCAACAGCAGCCTGGTGGGAGAGAACGTTGTTAAG GGTTTAATGAAGAAATTTATACGGTGCTCGACCCGAGTGACAGTCGGAACAATCAAGAAGTTTCTCAGCTTGAAGTTAAAGCTTCCAAGTTCTTATGAG CTTGACGTCCTATGCAACGGGGAGATCATGGGAAAAGACCACACCATGGAGTTCATCTACATGACGCGGTGGAGACTTCGCGGTGAAACC GCCTACCCAATGGTACTAGAATATCGTCCACGGATAGACTTTGGTTGA
- the LOC139367986 gene encoding polycomb group RING finger protein 5-B isoform X2, whose amino-acid sequence MTSPRKHLVKDFNHFITCYVCKGYLIKPTTVTECLHTFCKSCIVQHFEDSNDCPKCGIQVHETNPREMLRLDNTLEEIIFKLVPGLREKQQQEIEFWRSRKWKENGEEDGPRSKRSRLDDEDDGGGDGDYHRSDPQIAICLDCLRNSSLVGENVVKGLMKKFIRCSTRVTVGTIKKFLSLKLKLPSSYELDVLCNGEIMGKDHTMEFIYMTRWRLRGETAYPMVLEYRPRIDFG is encoded by the exons ATGACCTCACCGAGAAAGCACCTGGTCAAGGATTTCAACCACTTTATCACATGCTACGTGTGCAAAGGATACCTGATCAAGCCCACCACGGTGACAGAGTGCCTGCATACCT TTTGTAAAAGTTGTATTGTCCAACACTTTGAAGACAGCAACGACTGCCCCAAATGTGGCATCCAAGTCCATGAAACCAACCCTCGGGAGATGTTAAG GTTGGACAACACTTTAGAGGAAATAATTTTCAAACTCGTTCCTGGGCTGAGAGAAA AACAACAGCAGGAGATCGAGTTCTGGAGGAGTCGAAAGTGGAAGGAGAATGGAGAAG AAGACGGCCCCCGATCGAAGAGATCCAGGCTGGATGACGAGGATGATGGTGGTGGGGATGGAGACTACCACAGGAGTGACCCACAGATAGCCATCTGTCTTGACTGTCTACGCAACAGCAGCCTGGTGGGAGAGAACGTTGTTAAG GGTTTAATGAAGAAATTTATACGGTGCTCGACCCGAGTGACAGTCGGAACAATCAAGAAGTTTCTCAGCTTGAAGTTAAAGCTTCCAAGTTCTTATGAG CTTGACGTCCTATGCAACGGGGAGATCATGGGAAAAGACCACACCATGGAGTTCATCTACATGACGCGGTGGAGACTTCGCGGTGAAACC GCCTACCCAATGGTACTAGAATATCGTCCACGGATAGACTTTGGTTGA